In Flavobacterium cerinum, one genomic interval encodes:
- a CDS encoding YggS family pyridoxal phosphate-dependent enzyme, whose amino-acid sequence MEAILLHNLETILNRITKAAIKCNRNPDEIRLLLATKTVPADRIRMALKAGQTLIGENKVQEIKDKYAGLKDIPHENHFIGHLQTNKIKDILKYSISCIQSLDRLDLALKLNERLLRENKTMEVLIQVNTSGEASKFGIAPDDAIPFIKEVAQLSALRIKGLMTIGLFSAETEKVCPCFRLLKQIQEEARALELPGVEMNELSMGMSGDLETAIEEGATIVRVGTAIFGQRIYPDSYYWNERS is encoded by the coding sequence ATGGAAGCAATTCTTTTACATAATCTGGAAACAATTCTAAACCGGATCACAAAAGCAGCAATCAAATGTAATCGGAATCCGGATGAGATTCGGTTACTATTGGCGACTAAAACGGTTCCGGCTGACCGGATCAGAATGGCATTAAAAGCTGGACAAACGCTGATTGGAGAGAATAAGGTTCAGGAGATTAAAGATAAATATGCCGGTTTAAAGGATATTCCGCACGAGAATCATTTTATCGGACATCTGCAAACGAATAAAATAAAGGACATTCTAAAATATTCGATTTCCTGTATTCAGTCTTTGGATCGTTTGGATTTGGCCTTAAAATTAAACGAGCGATTGTTACGCGAAAATAAAACGATGGAGGTATTGATTCAGGTGAATACATCAGGAGAAGCCAGTAAATTCGGAATTGCTCCGGATGACGCCATACCATTTATAAAAGAAGTAGCGCAATTATCAGCCTTACGAATAAAGGGATTAATGACAATCGGGTTGTTTAGTGCCGAAACGGAAAAAGTCTGTCCGTGCTTTCGATTATTAAAACAAATACAGGAGGAAGCAAGAGCCTTGGAACTTCCGGGTGTTGAAATGAACGAACTTTCGATGGGAATGAGCGGTGATCTGGAAACTGCAATCGAAGAAGGCGCTACGATAGTTCGGGTGGGAACCGCAATTTTCGGACAACGGATTTATCCGGATAGCTATTATTGGAACGAAAGAAGTTAA
- a CDS encoding GNAT family N-acetyltransferase, with protein sequence MDYKIKKASLEDLEATAVLFDHYRVFYRQQSDIEKGKAFLKERFLNSESDIFLAVVNDKAVGFVQLYKLFHYTKLQKQWLLSDLFVHPDYRGKGLSVALIDRSKQWCEETGACGLMLETEKTNDIGNQLYPRCGFEYDAAHNYYHWWR encoded by the coding sequence ATGGACTACAAAATCAAAAAAGCAAGCCTGGAAGATCTGGAGGCAACAGCCGTATTATTCGATCATTATCGTGTTTTTTATCGACAACAATCGGATATAGAAAAAGGAAAAGCCTTTTTAAAAGAACGTTTTCTGAATAGCGAATCCGATATTTTTTTGGCAGTTGTAAACGACAAAGCGGTTGGGTTTGTACAACTTTATAAATTATTCCATTATACAAAACTGCAAAAACAATGGTTGCTAAGCGATTTGTTTGTTCATCCGGATTATAGAGGCAAAGGTTTATCGGTCGCTTTGATTGATCGCAGTAAACAATGGTGTGAAGAAACCGGAGCCTGCGGACTGATGTTGGAAACGGAAAAAACGAATGATATCGGAAACCAACTTTATCCGCGATGTGGATTTGAGTATGATGCAGCTCATAATTATTATCATTGGTGGCGATAA
- the pdxR gene encoding MocR-like pyridoxine biosynthesis transcription factor PdxR: protein MFPFEHIINIDKTSKIPIYRQIAIAIITAIRNGSLKASTPLPGSRELARILQVHRKTIVAAYDELSAQDWILVIPRKQVLVSDRIPLLPPKKWSAAISESAYTNDFSLPFRQLTEDQKETFLNPIPDIIIDDGHPDVRLSPISDLLKTYRSYTGRKHAIKTAHIGTTQGTLKLREALVTYLSESRGLTITAENIMITHGAQMSIYLASQLLLNATTSIIVGQPNYQVADATFRQTGSKIITVPVDEYGIDTKAIELICKKSPIHAVYVIPHHHYPTTVTLSVARRMQLLELSRRYSFAIIEDDYDYDYHYTSSPYLPLASSAHNGHVIYIGSFSKILDPSLRMGFMIAPRNFIAQSTALRKLIDVGGDGYMQNALATLIKEGELKRHLKKAKKWYHQRRDFLDTLLKTHLSSYVTYTLPSGGMAIWIQLKKGYTVASLKAVNHLIIKEIDETNNAFRFGFASLNEQELEEAVMTLKTIFASLHT, encoded by the coding sequence ATGTTTCCGTTCGAACACATTATTAATATTGATAAAACCAGTAAAATTCCGATATACAGGCAAATTGCCATTGCTATCATTACAGCCATCCGAAACGGTTCGTTAAAAGCGAGTACACCATTACCGGGTAGCCGTGAACTGGCGCGGATATTACAAGTGCATCGAAAAACAATTGTGGCAGCTTATGATGAATTAAGCGCCCAGGATTGGATTCTTGTGATTCCAAGAAAGCAGGTTCTCGTTTCCGATCGCATTCCGTTACTACCACCGAAAAAATGGAGTGCGGCTATTTCAGAATCGGCTTATACTAATGATTTTAGTCTTCCGTTCCGACAATTAACCGAGGATCAAAAAGAAACATTTTTAAATCCAATACCCGACATCATTATCGATGACGGGCATCCTGATGTACGTTTATCTCCTATTTCGGATTTATTAAAAACCTATCGTTCTTATACCGGACGCAAACATGCCATCAAAACAGCTCATATCGGGACAACTCAGGGAACTTTAAAACTCCGGGAAGCTTTGGTTACTTATTTATCTGAATCGCGAGGACTTACTATCACCGCCGAAAATATCATGATAACGCACGGTGCGCAAATGAGTATTTATCTGGCTTCTCAATTATTACTAAATGCGACCACTTCTATTATTGTAGGTCAACCGAATTATCAGGTTGCGGATGCGACTTTCCGGCAAACCGGTTCTAAAATTATAACGGTTCCTGTTGATGAATACGGTATCGATACAAAAGCCATTGAGTTGATCTGTAAAAAGAGTCCCATTCATGCGGTTTATGTTATTCCGCATCATCATTACCCGACAACGGTAACACTTAGCGTAGCAAGAAGGATGCAACTATTGGAATTATCCAGGCGCTATTCGTTTGCGATTATCGAAGATGATTATGACTACGATTATCACTATACGTCATCCCCTTACCTACCTTTAGCAAGCAGCGCACATAATGGCCATGTGATTTATATCGGTTCTTTTTCTAAAATACTGGATCCGTCTTTGCGTATGGGCTTTATGATCGCACCCCGTAACTTTATAGCACAATCCACCGCATTACGAAAACTTATTGACGTTGGCGGCGACGGTTATATGCAAAATGCGCTTGCAACATTAATCAAAGAAGGCGAATTAAAACGGCATCTTAAAAAGGCTAAAAAATGGTATCATCAACGACGGGATTTTCTGGATACATTACTAAAAACGCATTTATCCTCTTATGTCACTTATACCTTACCTTCAGGCGGAATGGCCATCTGGATTCAACTTAAAAAAGGGTATACCGTAGCTTCTTTAAAAGCTGTTAACCACTTAATTATTAAGGAAATTGACGAAACCAACAATGCTTTCCGATTTGGTTTCGCTTCTCTAAACGAACAGGAATTAGAAGAAGCTGTCATGACGCTAAAAACGATATTTGCGTCCTTGCACACCTGA
- a CDS encoding T9SS type A sorting domain-containing protein gives MTNRTFAKGRISALLLPCLFPMVSQAQDILWEKSYGGKHAEFLADVLPTPDYGFLLAGSSLSDKNGNKEMASSGNFDYWLWKMDEHGSPEWQKSFGGSGMDFLQSVQLTSDGGFILAGISQSTEGAGKKNKSRGQDDFWIIKLDAKGSEQWQRTIGGSGQEQLACIRRTKDGGYIIGGSSASGKSGDKTEDHYGNLDYWIVKLNAEGTIEWQKTYGGKHLDQLKTIEQTPDGGYIIGGYSNSPASGNKQSDNIGAGDYWILKTDKNGLVEWQRTLGGDGDDNLTALIQCQTGGYLLGGSSNSNPSRDKSRANGKGTDFWLVRLDQDGQTIWQETYNYGKTDLLTSIIENPDHTFLIGGHAATEVGDGKKDKKDINDYIALKINDKGEELWSKTVGSDGEDILSRLVETRDGGYLLAGTSKGTASRDKNGSHGGSDFWVVKLKDRYKKEPDKPAIEALPNPAQQFTNIIVGYDFQTGTASVFDLSGRQLQQFTIDSRTVPVDLSTYPEGIYIVEIRTNVQNNSVKVIKGIQPK, from the coding sequence ATGACGAATCGTACCTTCGCTAAAGGTAGGATTTCGGCACTACTATTGCCATGCCTTTTTCCGATGGTATCCCAGGCGCAGGATATTCTATGGGAAAAATCGTATGGAGGTAAGCATGCCGAGTTCCTCGCAGATGTACTGCCCACACCCGACTATGGGTTTCTCTTAGCCGGCAGTTCCTTATCCGACAAAAACGGAAACAAAGAAATGGCTTCCAGCGGTAATTTCGATTACTGGCTTTGGAAGATGGATGAACACGGATCGCCCGAATGGCAAAAAAGCTTCGGCGGTTCCGGTATGGATTTCTTGCAAAGCGTCCAATTAACTTCCGATGGCGGTTTTATTCTGGCCGGAATCTCCCAATCGACAGAAGGAGCCGGTAAAAAAAATAAATCCCGTGGACAAGACGATTTCTGGATCATCAAGCTCGATGCAAAAGGAAGCGAACAATGGCAACGCACTATTGGCGGTAGCGGACAGGAACAACTCGCTTGTATCCGTCGTACCAAAGACGGTGGTTATATTATTGGCGGCTCCTCCGCTTCGGGTAAATCCGGAGATAAAACCGAAGACCATTATGGCAATCTGGACTATTGGATTGTTAAATTAAATGCCGAAGGTACCATCGAATGGCAAAAAACCTATGGCGGTAAACACCTGGATCAATTGAAAACCATCGAACAAACCCCGGATGGCGGTTATATTATTGGTGGGTATTCCAATTCTCCGGCTTCGGGTAACAAACAAAGCGATAACATCGGTGCCGGTGATTACTGGATTCTGAAAACCGATAAAAACGGTCTTGTCGAATGGCAACGTACTTTAGGCGGTGACGGGGATGATAACCTGACGGCACTCATCCAATGTCAGACAGGCGGTTATTTATTGGGCGGAAGTTCCAATTCGAATCCCTCACGCGATAAAAGCAGGGCTAACGGTAAAGGAACGGATTTCTGGTTGGTGCGTTTGGATCAGGACGGGCAAACGATCTGGCAGGAAACCTACAACTACGGTAAAACAGATTTGCTGACTTCCATTATTGAGAATCCCGATCATACCTTTTTAATCGGCGGCCATGCTGCTACAGAAGTGGGCGACGGAAAAAAAGACAAAAAGGACATCAACGATTATATCGCATTAAAGATCAATGATAAAGGCGAAGAATTGTGGAGCAAAACCGTAGGTAGTGACGGAGAAGACATTTTGTCCCGATTAGTTGAAACCCGGGACGGCGGTTATCTGTTGGCCGGTACCTCTAAAGGTACAGCATCCCGTGATAAAAACGGTAGTCATGGCGGTAGTGATTTCTGGGTGGTAAAACTCAAAGATCGTTACAAAAAAGAACCGGACAAACCGGCGATCGAAGCCTTACCGAATCCGGCGCAGCAATTTACCAACATCATTGTGGGCTATGACTTTCAGACCGGAACCGCATCGGTATTCGATTTATCCGGAAGACAACTCCAACAATTCACAATCGACAGTCGTACCGTACCGGTTGATTTAAGTACGTATCCGGAAGGGATCTACATCGTAGAAATCCGAACCAACGTACAAAACAACTCGGTAAAAGTCATTAAAGGCATCCAACCTAAATAA
- a CDS encoding RHS repeat domain-containing protein gives MKNILFTLLLLGLYGTAMAQPDGPGQIVKPEVTAPSPQAYALTKFGDIPINEFTGMVNANIPIYTAKVGKLQLPIILNYSASGVKVAQTATWTGINWTLNAGGVISRTINDAPDESISADKRLTADMIIPNQLVNGSAHAYFLNGVFVGARKYYDFKPDLWSFSFGNYSGTFYLDGDFIPRLSKVDSNMKIEIVGTETDLRQRFRNNQAFCITTPDGIKYYFGGTDACESSFMGSHRDNPYANTGFYLTKIQHPDNGIILFEYDTDLATHSVWANEEHSITYKNFENHIESLCKRPPTNEDQYIISSTATVTLNGKHLKRIYSPSSYLQIFFNRSNGSSGHYKYVLDNIEVKEGSTVMRKAEFTYLFPQAKNNSERFFLTKVELDKDRNYGSGHGRKNEEYILEYNDPLGLPIRRSQAKDQAGYFNGKFSNTIALPQNEDLQFSNYHNNLADRTPDFNYAVKGTLKKITHPTKGYTLFEYESLKAKAYDREHRSLTIWRNDPGMNPTSKTLATIPLGNFYANPDGTMGTTAAVIDEEIKVRVVLSSNAQMGHLDRVLFKLKDETANSTQLITIQMPDGNEEIGTGAFNYVREFTVNVIKDHIYTVELSNTYSSIVKFQASAYFFNTKGFKTIDENGGLRVMRTTDFTAETQSAFIKRFYYYKAKDLQADPYSLLNFKTNFEFVTDLLVLKCCNPAWGDLLTQTGSILLRTFSSAPLFADDLEKKYEYVTISYGGDNFELGGKQKQFNNTHYITSQDIHGLEGGPFKSEKLMYRGNLESIYQGTLLSEVDLIKKEGKFYKVKEQFYEYDYVPEGNGMTGITGGYTNMNCAYPQDGADNLDIGKFEFLSKRVNLISKTQKEFTSPMLITTDVIFEGGYKPIITKTDYSYGTLAGLPTAIKTTTSEDDIVNRVHYFYANQSNQIPDITPIQTAALNKLVELNKVTQPVMIKTFRGPDNGIPTLTDTKVLLYKSWNNNPNLIQPEIIRFAKGAGALEDRIYMRKYDNRGNLLEMALPDGTRTHYEYDPYDNLTVKIENYGGSDSLPIDIPVVPVDFEPGTPGPCTFSSTYPGAMVTWYYYDTFTRLLRRTVDSNCRSTYYEYDALLRLKRIKDHDGNIIEEYDTNYKLN, from the coding sequence ATGAAAAATATACTATTCACCTTACTGCTTTTAGGGCTTTATGGGACTGCTATGGCGCAACCCGATGGTCCAGGTCAGATTGTTAAGCCGGAAGTAACAGCACCTTCTCCGCAAGCTTATGCCCTGACAAAATTCGGAGATATTCCGATTAATGAATTTACAGGAATGGTAAATGCAAATATTCCTATTTATACAGCAAAAGTCGGAAAACTACAATTGCCAATCATATTGAATTATTCGGCATCCGGTGTAAAAGTGGCACAAACCGCTACCTGGACAGGGATTAACTGGACATTGAATGCCGGAGGTGTTATTTCCAGAACGATTAATGATGCTCCGGATGAATCAATTTCTGCGGATAAACGATTAACAGCTGATATGATTATACCTAACCAATTGGTAAACGGTTCGGCACATGCGTACTTTTTAAACGGAGTCTTTGTCGGAGCAAGGAAATATTATGATTTTAAACCCGATCTGTGGAGTTTTTCATTCGGGAACTACTCGGGAACTTTTTATCTGGATGGTGATTTTATACCGCGACTTTCTAAAGTCGATAGTAATATGAAGATCGAAATTGTGGGTACTGAAACCGATTTGCGACAACGATTCCGTAATAATCAGGCTTTCTGTATTACTACCCCTGACGGTATTAAATACTATTTTGGAGGTACAGACGCCTGTGAAAGTTCTTTTATGGGATCACACCGGGATAATCCGTATGCAAATACCGGATTTTATTTGACTAAAATTCAACATCCTGATAATGGTATTATCCTGTTTGAATATGATACCGATCTTGCAACACATTCCGTTTGGGCCAATGAAGAGCATAGTATCACTTATAAAAATTTTGAAAACCATATCGAGTCCCTTTGTAAACGACCTCCAACGAATGAAGATCAGTATATAATAAGCAGTACGGCAACGGTGACACTAAACGGGAAACACCTGAAGCGAATCTACAGTCCAAGTAGTTATTTGCAGATATTCTTCAACCGAAGCAACGGTTCGAGCGGGCATTATAAGTATGTATTGGACAATATTGAAGTAAAAGAAGGTAGTACGGTCATGCGTAAAGCCGAATTTACCTACCTGTTCCCACAGGCCAAGAATAATTCTGAACGTTTCTTCTTAACCAAAGTTGAACTGGATAAAGACCGGAATTACGGAAGCGGCCATGGCCGAAAAAACGAAGAATATATTCTGGAATACAATGATCCTTTAGGATTACCGATTCGCCGTAGTCAGGCTAAAGACCAAGCCGGTTATTTCAATGGAAAATTCAGCAATACGATCGCATTACCGCAAAATGAGGATCTGCAATTCAGTAATTATCATAATAATTTAGCCGATCGTACACCGGATTTTAATTATGCTGTAAAGGGTACATTAAAAAAGATTACACATCCGACTAAAGGCTATACGTTGTTTGAATATGAGTCGCTAAAAGCAAAAGCATACGATAGAGAACATCGATCGTTAACCATTTGGAGGAATGATCCGGGAATGAATCCGACATCAAAAACATTAGCTACAATACCTTTAGGTAATTTTTATGCCAATCCGGACGGAACAATGGGTACCACTGCGGCTGTTATAGATGAAGAGATAAAAGTACGGGTGGTATTATCTTCCAATGCCCAGATGGGTCACCTTGATCGTGTCCTTTTTAAATTAAAAGACGAAACTGCCAATTCAACCCAACTCATAACAATACAGATGCCGGACGGTAACGAAGAAATCGGAACCGGAGCCTTTAATTATGTTCGGGAGTTTACTGTAAATGTGATTAAAGATCATATATATACCGTTGAATTGAGTAATACCTATTCCTCTATAGTGAAGTTTCAAGCATCTGCTTATTTCTTTAATACCAAAGGTTTTAAAACGATCGATGAAAACGGAGGCTTACGCGTGATGCGAACTACCGACTTTACCGCAGAAACCCAAAGTGCTTTTATAAAACGTTTTTATTATTACAAAGCAAAAGACCTTCAGGCTGATCCCTATTCACTATTGAATTTTAAAACCAATTTTGAATTTGTAACCGATCTTCTGGTGCTAAAATGTTGTAATCCGGCCTGGGGTGATTTACTGACGCAAACCGGCTCTATTTTACTGCGTACATTTTCATCTGCTCCACTATTTGCTGATGACTTGGAAAAGAAATATGAATATGTAACGATCAGTTATGGAGGAGATAACTTTGAATTGGGAGGCAAGCAAAAGCAGTTTAACAATACTCATTATATAACCAGTCAGGATATTCATGGCTTGGAAGGAGGTCCTTTTAAGTCGGAAAAATTAATGTATCGCGGGAATCTGGAATCCATTTATCAGGGAACTCTATTATCGGAGGTTGACCTGATTAAAAAGGAAGGTAAATTCTATAAAGTAAAAGAACAGTTTTATGAATATGATTATGTGCCGGAAGGTAATGGTATGACCGGTATAACCGGAGGATACACAAATATGAACTGTGCTTATCCGCAAGACGGAGCGGACAATCTGGATATCGGAAAATTTGAATTCCTTTCTAAACGAGTAAATCTGATTTCTAAAACACAAAAAGAATTCACCAGTCCGATGTTAATTACAACCGATGTCATATTTGAAGGCGGATATAAACCGATTATTACCAAAACCGATTACAGTTACGGAACTTTGGCCGGACTACCGACAGCTATAAAAACCACGACGAGTGAAGATGACATAGTTAACCGCGTTCATTATTTTTATGCCAATCAGTCCAATCAGATTCCGGATATCACACCTATACAAACGGCAGCTTTGAATAAACTGGTAGAATTGAATAAAGTAACCCAACCGGTAATGATAAAAACATTCCGCGGACCGGATAATGGTATACCAACTTTAACGGATACAAAGGTCCTGTTATACAAAAGTTGGAACAACAATCCGAACCTGATCCAGCCGGAGATCATCCGTTTTGCAAAAGGAGCCGGTGCTTTGGAAGACCGTATCTATATGCGAAAGTACGACAACAGAGGGAATCTTCTTGAAATGGCTCTACCGGACGGAACCAGAACACATTATGAATACGATCCGTATGATAACCTGACGGTAAAGATTGAGAATTACGGAGGGTCGGATTCACTACCTATTGATATTCCTGTTGTTCCGGTAGACTTTGAACCGGGAACTCCGGGGCCGTGTACTTTTAGTTCTACATATCCGGGAGCAATGGTAACCTGGTATTATTACGATACGTTTACACGATTACTACGTCGTACCGTCGATTCTAATTGTCGTAGTACCTATTATGAATACGATGCTTTATTACGCTTAAAACGCATTAAAGATCATGACGGGAATATCATCGAAGAGTATGATACTAATTATAAACTCAACTAA